One stretch of Flavobacterium sp. 9 DNA includes these proteins:
- a CDS encoding nuclear transport factor 2 family protein, translated as MEQKLPLPPFTYKTALEKIQLAEDAWNSQDPERVSKAYTVDSEWRNRDQFVNGREEIVRFLTKKWEKEKNYKLKKEYWAHTDNRIAVRFEYEYQNAEGNWFRAYGNENWEFDANGLMQKRFASINDLAIKEEDRKLR; from the coding sequence ATGGAACAGAAATTACCATTGCCACCTTTCACGTATAAAACGGCATTAGAAAAAATTCAATTAGCAGAAGACGCCTGGAATAGTCAAGATCCGGAGAGAGTTTCAAAAGCTTATACTGTAGACAGCGAATGGCGAAATAGAGACCAATTTGTAAACGGAAGAGAAGAAATAGTTCGTTTCCTGACTAAAAAATGGGAAAAAGAAAAAAACTATAAATTAAAAAAAGAATATTGGGCACATACCGATAACAGAATCGCCGTTAGATTTGAATATGAATATCAAAACGCCGAAGGAAATTGGTTTAGAGCTTACGGAAACGAAAACTGGGAGTTTGATGCAAACGGTTTAATGCAAAAAAGATTTGCCAGTATAAATGATCTTGCGATTAAAGAAGAAGATCGAAAATTGAGATAA
- a CDS encoding TetR/AcrR family transcriptional regulator, producing the protein MQPKERILDTVSVLFHKQGYSATGINQIIDEAKVAKASFYQHFKSKEDLCVAFLNQRHDFWFGQLEKFVLNEKDSISKVVASFDFLIFMNQKENFRGCSFLNILSEISSDNVKILSVIQSHKSDLRNYFKNLINNELTADHVYLLFESCIIESQLFKSNDLIEQSKKIIQTLIL; encoded by the coding sequence ATGCAACCAAAAGAAAGAATTTTAGATACAGTTTCAGTTTTATTCCACAAGCAGGGATATAGTGCTACGGGAATAAATCAGATTATTGACGAGGCAAAAGTGGCGAAAGCGAGTTTCTATCAACACTTTAAATCTAAAGAAGATTTATGTGTGGCCTTTTTGAATCAGCGTCATGATTTTTGGTTTGGACAATTAGAGAAATTTGTTTTAAATGAAAAAGACTCAATATCAAAGGTTGTGGCTTCTTTTGATTTTTTGATATTTATGAATCAGAAAGAAAACTTTAGAGGTTGTAGTTTTTTAAACATACTTTCTGAAATTTCTTCGGATAATGTAAAAATTCTAAGTGTAATTCAAAGCCATAAATCTGATCTTAGAAATTATTTTAAAAACCTGATTAATAATGAGCTCACAGCAGATCATGTTTATTTGCTTTTTGAAAGTTGTATTATTGAAAGTCAGTTGTTTAAATCTAACGATCTTATAGAACAATCAAAAAAAATCATTCAAACTTTAATTTTATAA
- a CDS encoding DUF2911 domain-containing protein, whose product MKKLLIALAIILAPFATEAQIKTPQASPKGYIKQTVGLTDVEVTYSRPGARGRAVFGNLVPFGKLWRTGANENTIINFSDDVVIDGKTLKKGKYAIYTIPKIESWEVIFYLSTDNWGLPENWSDAYVALRTTVKENALPTPVETFTIGINGLDPNFGYLEMAWENSHVALKFEVPTAKTATASIEKVLGGPSANDYFAAAQYLFQSNGNIESARTYVDKSLDMSTEKPYFILRLKSQIQAKQGDKKGAVETAKASLAAAEAANNQDYVKLNKDSIAEWSR is encoded by the coding sequence ATGAAAAAACTACTTATTGCATTAGCCATTATTTTGGCTCCTTTTGCTACAGAAGCACAAATAAAAACCCCACAAGCGAGTCCGAAAGGCTATATTAAGCAAACAGTTGGTTTGACTGATGTTGAAGTTACCTATTCAAGACCAGGCGCCAGAGGTAGAGCAGTATTTGGTAATTTAGTTCCGTTTGGTAAATTATGGAGAACTGGAGCTAATGAAAACACAATCATCAATTTTAGCGATGATGTTGTGATTGATGGTAAGACTTTAAAGAAAGGAAAATATGCAATTTATACTATTCCTAAAATCGAAAGCTGGGAAGTTATTTTTTACCTTTCTACTGATAACTGGGGATTGCCAGAAAACTGGAGCGATGCATATGTTGCTTTAAGAACTACTGTAAAAGAAAATGCTTTACCAACTCCTGTTGAGACTTTTACAATTGGAATCAATGGTTTAGATCCAAACTTTGGATATTTAGAAATGGCTTGGGAAAACTCTCATGTTGCTTTAAAATTCGAAGTTCCAACTGCAAAAACTGCTACAGCTAGCATCGAAAAAGTATTAGGCGGACCAAGTGCAAATGATTATTTTGCTGCAGCTCAATATTTATTTCAATCTAACGGAAATATCGAAAGCGCTAGAACTTATGTAGATAAATCTTTAGATATGAGTACTGAAAAACCATACTTTATCTTAAGATTAAAATCTCAGATTCAGGCAAAACAAGGTGACAAAAAAGGAGCTGTTGAAACTGCAAAAGCATCACTTGCTGCTGCAGAAGCTGCTAACAATCAAGATTACGTAAAACTAAATAAAGATAGTATCGCTGAATGGAGCAGATAA
- a CDS encoding HAD family phosphatase, whose protein sequence is MIKTVIFDMDGVIVDTEPVHRYAYYKQFSELNITVGEEMYTSFTGFSTRNTFQALKGFFPTIEHEVEDLIQRKRTIFNDAFDTKEDLYLLDGVEDLIKDLYANGIQLILASSASKVTIERVFTKFNLHQYFTDIVSGEDFPQSKPNPAIFVHAASLSKAPKENCIIIEDSTNGVKAAKAAEIYCVGYNSLHSKLQDLSDADLIINHFNELNAQKISQLGA, encoded by the coding sequence ATGATTAAAACAGTAATTTTTGACATGGATGGTGTAATAGTAGACACTGAACCAGTTCACCGTTATGCTTATTACAAACAATTTTCGGAATTAAATATTACAGTAGGCGAGGAGATGTACACTTCGTTTACCGGATTTTCGACTCGCAACACATTTCAGGCTTTGAAGGGATTTTTTCCGACTATAGAGCATGAAGTAGAAGATTTGATTCAGAGAAAGAGAACTATTTTTAATGATGCTTTTGATACCAAAGAAGATTTGTATCTATTAGATGGCGTAGAAGATTTGATTAAAGATTTGTACGCTAACGGAATACAATTGATTTTAGCTTCTTCGGCTTCAAAAGTTACGATAGAGCGTGTATTTACGAAATTTAATTTGCACCAATATTTTACAGATATTGTAAGTGGTGAAGATTTTCCGCAATCGAAGCCAAATCCAGCGATTTTTGTGCACGCAGCTTCATTGTCAAAAGCACCAAAAGAAAATTGTATCATCATAGAAGACAGCACAAACGGAGTAAAAGCGGCAAAAGCAGCAGAAATTTATTGTGTTGGCTATAATAGTCTTCATTCTAAATTGCAAGATCTGTCTGATGCTGATTTAATTATTAATCATTTTAACGAATTAAACGCACAAAAAATATCACAATTAGGTGCTTGA
- a CDS encoding ThiF family adenylyltransferase — MAEWTERAELLFTKEGLQNLQNSNVLVVGLGGVGSFAAEFLARAGVGSMTIVDGDVVDITNINRQLPALHSTVGQPKITIVGDRLMDINPELKLTRVQEFLSPERAFEIVTPEFDYVLDCIDSITPKLNLIIAAKRKRVKIISSMGAGGKMLASKVKVTDISKTINCYFSKTIRKRLKVEKINKLKVVFSSEIQDEKSLKLTDGKNFKKSFYGTNSYMPGLFGLHVAETVIRHLLAKE, encoded by the coding sequence ATGGCAGAGTGGACAGAAAGAGCCGAGCTTTTATTTACTAAAGAAGGATTACAAAACCTACAGAATTCAAATGTTTTGGTTGTAGGTTTAGGTGGCGTTGGATCATTTGCAGCTGAATTTTTGGCAAGAGCCGGAGTAGGAAGCATGACAATTGTAGATGGAGATGTGGTAGATATCACGAATATTAACAGACAATTACCAGCTTTGCATTCGACTGTTGGTCAGCCAAAAATTACAATTGTTGGAGATCGCTTAATGGATATTAATCCGGAATTGAAATTAACTCGCGTTCAGGAATTTTTATCTCCAGAAAGAGCTTTTGAAATTGTTACTCCAGAGTTTGATTATGTTTTGGATTGTATCGATAGTATTACTCCGAAATTAAATTTGATTATCGCTGCAAAACGCAAAAGAGTAAAAATCATAAGCAGCATGGGCGCTGGTGGAAAAATGTTGGCTTCAAAAGTAAAAGTAACAGATATTTCTAAAACGATAAACTGTTATTTTTCTAAAACTATCAGAAAACGTTTAAAAGTTGAAAAAATCAACAAGTTAAAAGTAGTTTTCTCTTCAGAAATTCAAGACGAAAAAAGCTTGAAATTGACAGATGGTAAAAATTTCAAAAAATCATTCTACGGAACCAACAGTTATATGCCAGGATTATTCGGCCTTCATGTTGCCGAAACAGTAATTAGACATTTACTTGCTAAAGAATAG
- a CDS encoding TatD family hydrolase — translation MELFNFHTHQFTNQPNILELVNQYPQEFDATIPFYSIGIHPWYIKEDQIDADLKIIEEKLQTKNCLAIGECGLDKRIEVPLEKQIFVFEKQLALAEKYKKPVVIHCVAAFQEVIAIKKKLKISVPMIIHGFSKNSQIAEQLIKAGFYISFGKYLLRNPELKSVFLNVPNDRFFLETDTIEEGISQVYDLASEYKNITIKELQEIISSNFKSVFER, via the coding sequence ATGGAATTATTTAATTTTCATACGCATCAATTTACAAATCAACCCAATATTTTAGAATTGGTTAATCAATATCCGCAAGAATTTGATGCTACAATTCCGTTTTATTCGATTGGAATTCATCCTTGGTATATAAAGGAAGATCAAATTGATGCCGATTTGAAAATTATAGAAGAAAAATTGCAAACCAAAAATTGTCTTGCAATTGGAGAATGTGGTTTAGATAAACGAATCGAAGTTCCGCTAGAAAAGCAAATTTTCGTTTTTGAAAAACAATTGGCTTTAGCCGAAAAATATAAAAAGCCTGTTGTAATTCATTGCGTTGCAGCTTTTCAGGAAGTGATTGCAATTAAAAAGAAATTGAAGATTTCGGTTCCGATGATTATTCACGGTTTTTCTAAAAATAGTCAAATTGCCGAACAGCTTATTAAAGCAGGATTTTATATTTCGTTTGGAAAATATTTACTTAGAAATCCGGAATTAAAATCGGTTTTTCTAAATGTACCAAATGATCGATTTTTTCTGGAAACAGATACAATTGAAGAAGGAATTAGCCAGGTTTATGATTTAGCATCAGAATATAAAAACATAACAATCAAAGAATTGCAAGAGATTATTTCAAGTAATTTTAAAAGTGTATTTGAGAGGTAA
- a CDS encoding DUF1684 domain-containing protein, with protein MKNAIVLALILAFNFGFSQKKFDQNDAKKFQDKINSEYADAKTSPLMAEDLKNFKTLDFFPISGKYFVVAKFEKAKDEKVFEMKTTGTRTPKYIKYGTLYFALDGVDLKLNVYRNIELSKTKEYKDHLFLPFSDLTSGKESYIGGRYIDLKIPKGNTIAVDFNEAYNPYCAYNHKYSCPLVPLENDLKVEIKAGVKTFH; from the coding sequence ATGAAAAATGCTATCGTACTTGCTTTAATATTGGCTTTTAATTTTGGCTTTAGCCAAAAGAAATTTGACCAGAATGATGCGAAAAAATTTCAGGACAAAATTAACTCAGAATATGCTGATGCTAAGACAAGTCCGTTAATGGCTGAAGATTTAAAGAACTTTAAAACTTTGGATTTCTTCCCAATTTCCGGTAAATATTTTGTTGTTGCAAAATTTGAAAAAGCGAAAGATGAGAAAGTTTTCGAAATGAAAACAACAGGAACAAGAACGCCAAAATATATAAAATACGGGACATTATATTTTGCTTTAGACGGCGTTGATTTGAAGTTAAATGTGTACCGAAATATTGAACTTTCGAAAACAAAAGAATATAAAGATCATTTATTCTTGCCATTCTCAGATTTGACAAGCGGTAAAGAGAGTTATATTGGAGGAAGATATATTGATTTAAAAATCCCGAAAGGAAACACAATTGCAGTAGATTTTAATGAGGCTTACAATCCTTATTGTGCTTATAATCATAAATATTCATGTCCGTTGGTTCCTTTAGAAAACGATTTGAAAGTCGAAATTAAAGCGGGTGTAAAAACTTTTCATTAA
- a CDS encoding MFS transporter codes for MLKTAFNHYINNFKGFSREIWILTIVTFINRAGTMVLPFLSKYLKEDLQFTYNQVGWIMVAFGLGSMLGSWLGGKLSDKIGFYKIMIFSLFTSGISMFLIQYVTTFWALCFAMFVLMTIADMFRPAMFVSLGAYAKPENRTRALTLVRLAVNLGFAAGPALGGLIIMGIGYSGLFWVDGASCIISISIFALLVKEKKKVVHEDKIESAAEIKSVFHDKIFWVFLFVSFVTAMIFFQLFTTLPLYHNEKFGLSEFQTGLLMTLNGLLIFALEMPTVGFMERKGFPKIRIIILGSFVMALSFFLLLINVWAGILVISMICISIGEILTFPFSNAFALSRAPRGQEGRYMALYTMSFSLAHIVSSKVGFEIISRLGYQINWLFMACIGVFATLCCFWIKKALYNERIS; via the coding sequence ATGCTCAAAACTGCTTTTAACCATTACATCAACAACTTTAAAGGATTTTCAAGAGAAATTTGGATACTTACAATTGTTACTTTTATCAATCGCGCCGGAACAATGGTGCTTCCTTTTTTGTCAAAATATTTAAAAGAAGATCTTCAATTTACTTATAATCAAGTTGGTTGGATAATGGTAGCTTTTGGACTTGGATCAATGTTAGGTTCTTGGTTAGGCGGTAAATTATCCGACAAAATTGGATTCTACAAAATCATGATTTTTAGCTTATTTACATCAGGAATCTCCATGTTCCTTATACAATATGTTACTACATTTTGGGCATTGTGCTTCGCAATGTTTGTTTTAATGACGATTGCAGATATGTTCAGACCGGCAATGTTTGTTTCGTTAGGCGCTTATGCAAAACCCGAAAACAGAACACGAGCATTGACTTTGGTGCGTTTGGCGGTAAATCTTGGTTTTGCTGCAGGACCAGCTTTGGGAGGTTTGATCATTATGGGAATTGGATATTCGGGTTTATTCTGGGTTGATGGAGCGTCGTGTATTATCTCTATTTCAATATTTGCATTATTAGTTAAGGAGAAGAAAAAAGTCGTTCATGAAGATAAAATCGAAAGCGCAGCTGAAATAAAATCAGTATTTCATGATAAAATCTTTTGGGTCTTTTTGTTTGTAAGTTTTGTTACGGCAATGATTTTCTTCCAGCTTTTTACAACGCTACCTTTATATCATAACGAGAAATTTGGCTTAAGCGAATTTCAAACGGGATTATTAATGACTTTAAACGGACTCTTAATCTTTGCTTTAGAAATGCCAACGGTTGGTTTTATGGAAAGAAAAGGCTTTCCGAAAATAAGAATTATAATCCTCGGATCATTTGTTATGGCATTAAGTTTCTTTCTGTTACTAATTAATGTTTGGGCAGGAATTTTGGTTATAAGCATGATTTGTATTTCGATTGGCGAAATCCTTACCTTCCCTTTTTCTAATGCTTTTGCGCTAAGTCGAGCGCCACGAGGACAAGAAGGTCGATATATGGCACTTTATACAATGAGTTTTAGTCTGGCTCATATTGTTAGTTCGAAAGTTGGTTTCGAGATTATTTCTCGTTTAGGATATCAAATCAATTGGCTCTTCATGGCGTGTATTGGAGTTTTTGCAACTCTGTGCTGTTTTTGGATTAAGAAAGCGCTATATAATGAGAGAATTAGTTAG
- a CDS encoding BlaI/MecI/CopY family transcriptional regulator yields the protein MQKLTNKEEEIMHILWKLKKAFVKEIQAEITEDQPHYNTLSTIVRNLEEKGFVGHNAFGNTHQYYPAVTLEAYSKKFMNTAIDNFFNSSYKNMVSFFAKEEKISAAELREILAMIESPKEEK from the coding sequence ATGCAAAAGTTAACCAATAAAGAAGAGGAAATCATGCATATTTTATGGAAGCTTAAAAAAGCTTTTGTAAAAGAAATCCAAGCAGAAATTACCGAAGATCAACCGCATTACAATACGCTTTCGACGATTGTTCGTAATCTTGAAGAAAAAGGTTTTGTGGGACATAATGCCTTCGGAAATACACATCAATATTATCCTGCAGTAACGCTTGAAGCTTACAGTAAAAAGTTTATGAATACCGCTATTGATAATTTTTTCAATAGTTCTTATAAAAATATGGTTTCCTTTTTTGCTAAAGAAGAAAAAATTTCTGCAGCCGAATTAAGAGAAATCCTTGCTATGATTGAATCTCCAAAAGAAGAAAAATAA
- a CDS encoding M56 family metallopeptidase — protein sequence MEALFIFIAKSSGLLLLFFCAYIFLLRKETFFNSNRWFLLAGLITSVVLPFLVYTKVVWINPTPLSNMNYTELHSLSAESNSFEINWNIVFIAVYILGLIGFLIKFGIDFYSLNTIIKGKKVQQQADFKFIDIEENIAPFSYFDYIVYNSSMYTAAELESILEHEKVHSDQNHSVDVLISRVFCILFWFNPIMWFYKKSIIQNLEFIADKEAAQKISDKKAYQYTLLKITTHENCLAITNHFYQSLIKKRIIMLNKNQSKKSNSWKYYVVIPALAAFVLLFQVEVIAKEKRETPVKVSKKEIRAIDIFKIKKTSTDHDLKVIAEKLKLNHNVDFTISELKRNSQNEIIAIKLHAKSGSEQVQEYEVLGDKGIRDCGIMITTNDDGAKKISLVANDKVADSSEKANKIEIVKVQNSKTNTDVNINSNTSAKADCNVSNATNTTVSTNVNGNVNTNITITNKNGQQTIKINSDPLYIIDGVVIGNLSKDDTNSIDPNTIKSMTVIKSSEATVKYGEEGANGVILIETKK from the coding sequence ATGGAAGCACTTTTTATATTTATAGCAAAATCAAGCGGATTATTACTTTTGTTTTTCTGTGCCTATATCTTTTTATTACGCAAAGAAACATTCTTCAATAGTAATCGATGGTTTTTATTGGCAGGTTTAATTACTTCTGTTGTATTGCCGTTTTTGGTTTATACCAAAGTTGTCTGGATTAATCCTACTCCGCTTTCGAATATGAATTATACGGAGCTTCATTCACTAAGTGCAGAAAGTAACTCTTTTGAGATCAATTGGAACATTGTCTTTATAGCGGTTTATATTCTTGGATTAATTGGCTTTCTAATCAAATTTGGAATCGATTTTTACAGTTTAAACACTATTATAAAAGGTAAAAAAGTACAACAACAAGCCGATTTTAAATTTATAGATATAGAAGAGAACATTGCTCCTTTCTCCTACTTTGATTATATCGTGTACAACTCATCAATGTATACGGCAGCAGAATTAGAGAGTATTCTGGAACATGAAAAAGTTCACAGCGATCAAAACCACTCTGTAGATGTTCTTATTTCGAGAGTATTTTGCATCTTGTTTTGGTTCAATCCTATAATGTGGTTTTATAAAAAATCAATTATTCAAAATCTTGAGTTTATTGCTGATAAAGAAGCTGCTCAAAAAATTTCAGATAAAAAAGCATATCAATACACGCTTTTAAAAATCACGACACACGAGAATTGTCTCGCTATTACCAATCATTTTTATCAATCATTAATCAAAAAACGAATCATTATGTTAAACAAAAATCAATCAAAAAAGAGTAATTCATGGAAGTATTATGTGGTAATTCCAGCTCTGGCGGCATTTGTATTATTATTTCAGGTAGAAGTAATTGCAAAAGAAAAAAGAGAAACACCTGTTAAGGTTTCTAAAAAAGAAATTAGGGCGATTGACATTTTCAAAATCAAAAAAACAAGTACAGATCATGACTTAAAAGTTATTGCAGAAAAGTTAAAACTAAATCACAATGTTGATTTTACAATTTCAGAATTAAAACGAAATTCTCAAAACGAAATAATCGCAATAAAACTACACGCAAAAAGCGGTTCTGAGCAAGTTCAGGAATACGAAGTTCTTGGTGACAAAGGAATTAGAGATTGCGGAATCATGATCACAACAAATGACGATGGCGCTAAAAAAATCAGCTTAGTTGCAAATGACAAAGTTGCAGATTCTAGTGAGAAAGCAAACAAAATTGAAATCGTAAAAGTTCAAAACTCTAAAACTAACACTGATGTTAACATTAATTCTAATACTAGCGCAAAAGCTGATTGCAATGTTAGTAACGCTACTAATACTACTGTAAGCACTAACGTAAACGGAAACGTAAATACAAATATTACCATAACCAATAAGAACGGTCAGCAAACTATAAAAATAAACTCGGATCCGTTATATATCATTGACGGTGTGGTAATTGGGAATCTTAGCAAAGATGACACTAATTCTATTGATCCAAATACTATCAAATCAATGACGGTTATTAAGAGCTCAGAAGCTACAGTGAAATACGGAGAAGAAGGTGCGAATGGAGTTATTCTAATTGAAACAAAAAAATAA
- a CDS encoding BlaI/MecI/CopY family transcriptional regulator, with protein MQKLTNKEEEIMHILWKLKKAFVKEIQTEITEDQPHYNTLSTIVRNLEEKGYVGHNAFGNTHQYYPIVTIEDYSKGFMSTAIDNYFNSSYKSMVSFFAKEEKISAAELREILAMIETPLEVK; from the coding sequence ATGCAAAAGCTGACCAACAAAGAAGAAGAAATCATGCATATTTTATGGAAGCTTAAAAAAGCTTTTGTAAAAGAGATCCAAACAGAAATAACTGAAGATCAACCGCATTACAATACACTTTCGACTATTGTTCGTAATCTGGAAGAAAAAGGATATGTGGGGCATAATGCTTTTGGAAATACACATCAATATTATCCAATTGTAACTATTGAAGATTACAGTAAAGGTTTTATGAGTACAGCAATTGACAATTATTTCAATAGTTCTTATAAAAGTATGGTTTCATTTTTTGCTAAAGAAGAAAAAATTTCGGCGGCAGAATTACGCGAAATCCTGGCTATGATCGAAACTCCACTTGAAGTAAAATAA
- a CDS encoding M56 family metallopeptidase yields MEALFIFIAKSSGLLLLFYFAYFLLLRKETFFNSNRWFLLAGLITSVVLPFLVYTKIVWIDPTPVTMSAIDYSRAYIPRAIEQESFQINWNYVVLAIYSIGFLALIIKFALDFYSLNSVLKGKKVHQQADFKFIDISENIAPFSYFDYIVYNSSMYTASELENIIEHEKVHSDQNHTMDVLISRVFCVLFWFNPIIWLYKKAILQNLEFIADSEAAKKISDKKAYQYTLLKITTHESCVAITNHFYQSLIKKRIVMLNKNQSKKWNYWKYYAIIPALIAFVLLFQIKTIAQEKSQPQEVSQTNDSDDVYNITKNTTDQELKVIAEKLKKDHGADVAVSNIKRNSKKELIGIKINIKKGTEEVQTIQIDGDEAIDSFGISVLTEKNGIKKIGIVTDTESDNSTEYQSRVAEVREYNGQNMPAPPVPPTPPATAALPPAPIAPIMPVLPKDLELPPVPNMSKMPKPPVPPRNTSDRVAMKDFDKKMAEFDKKMAAFQPQLDAYEKQVDEIMAKREGGYDKEMEKFEIAMEKFSVEMDKYSANIDLQFGADFEKKMEQFEKDMKVYEQNMKLHEKSMKKFEKDNKRS; encoded by the coding sequence ATGGAAGCACTTTTCATTTTTATCGCAAAATCAAGCGGATTACTGCTACTGTTTTACTTTGCTTATTTTTTATTATTACGCAAAGAGACTTTTTTCAATAGCAATAGATGGTTCTTGCTTGCCGGACTAATAACTTCAGTTGTATTGCCATTTTTGGTTTATACCAAAATTGTCTGGATCGATCCAACTCCTGTGACAATGTCTGCAATAGATTATTCAAGAGCTTATATTCCGCGTGCGATTGAGCAGGAATCTTTTCAAATTAACTGGAATTATGTAGTTCTTGCTATTTATAGTATCGGTTTTCTTGCTCTGATAATAAAATTTGCGCTTGATTTCTATAGTTTAAATTCTGTCTTAAAAGGAAAAAAAGTTCACCAACAAGCTGATTTTAAATTCATAGATATTAGCGAGAATATTGCTCCTTTTTCTTATTTTGATTATATTGTGTACAACTCATCAATGTATACAGCTTCAGAATTAGAAAATATTATCGAGCATGAAAAAGTGCATAGCGATCAAAATCATACTATGGATGTTTTGATTTCAAGAGTTTTTTGTGTGCTTTTTTGGTTCAATCCAATTATTTGGCTGTACAAAAAAGCGATTCTTCAAAACCTTGAATTTATTGCTGACAGTGAAGCTGCCAAAAAAATTTCAGACAAAAAAGCCTACCAATACACGCTTTTAAAAATCACAACGCACGAATCATGCGTTGCAATCACCAATCATTTTTATCAATCATTAATCAAAAAACGAATTGTCATGTTAAACAAAAATCAATCAAAAAAATGGAATTATTGGAAATATTACGCTATAATTCCCGCACTTATTGCTTTCGTGCTGTTGTTTCAAATTAAAACTATTGCTCAGGAAAAAAGCCAGCCTCAGGAAGTTTCTCAAACTAATGATTCAGACGATGTTTATAACATTACTAAAAACACCACTGATCAGGAGTTAAAAGTAATTGCTGAAAAATTAAAAAAAGATCATGGTGCAGATGTTGCCGTTTCTAATATAAAGAGAAACTCTAAAAAAGAATTAATAGGAATCAAAATCAATATTAAAAAAGGAACTGAAGAAGTTCAAACTATTCAAATTGATGGCGATGAAGCTATAGATAGCTTTGGAATTTCTGTTTTAACTGAAAAAAATGGCATAAAAAAAATTGGCATTGTTACAGATACAGAAAGCGATAACTCAACTGAGTATCAAAGTCGTGTAGCTGAAGTCAGAGAATATAACGGTCAGAACATGCCTGCTCCGCCGGTTCCTCCTACACCGCCTGCAACAGCTGCATTACCTCCAGCGCCCATTGCACCGATAATGCCTGTATTGCCAAAAGATTTAGAGCTTCCTCCAGTGCCAAATATGTCAAAAATGCCAAAACCTCCTGTGCCACCAAGAAACACTTCGGACAGAGTGGCTATGAAAGATTTTGACAAAAAAATGGCAGAATTTGATAAAAAAATGGCTGCTTTTCAACCGCAATTGGATGCTTATGAAAAACAAGTAGATGAAATCATGGCTAAACGTGAAGGTGGCTATGATAAGGAAATGGAAAAGTTTGAAATTGCAATGGAAAAATTTAGTGTTGAAATGGACAAATACAGCGCTAACATCGACCTGCAATTTGGAGCTGATTTTGAAAAAAAGATGGAACAATTTGAAAAAGACATGAAAGTGTATGAACAAAATATGAAGCTGCATGAAAAAAGCATGAAGAAATTTGAAAAGGATAATAAAAGATCTTAA
- a CDS encoding SsrA-binding protein — protein sequence MYKVLAKINKILLPSFTKQGLDISKAKKWQMAIIGYRAFITKRALQ from the coding sequence ATGTATAAAGTTTTAGCCAAAATCAACAAAATTCTTTTACCAAGTTTTACGAAACAAGGTTTAGATATTTCGAAAGCAAAAAAATGGCAAATGGCAATTATTGGTTACCGGGCTTTTATCACAAAAAGAGCTTTACAATAA